The segment GGAACGGCTATACATAACAAGGTTTTGCAGAGCACATATAGCCACTACTTTCATTTCTTCCGTAGGTTGCTCTTCAAGGACATTGACTAAAGCACGGCAAGCAGAAGCTGCGTCTGTGCTTCTAGCGAGTGCTTCGTTTTGGAAAAGATCACCTAGAGCCAGAGTTGCCAATAATCGCGCCTGCTGAGCTTGAGTCTGTGGATCCAAGAGGTACTGGGACAAGGGTAATATCGCAGTCTTGGTGGCTTTTGAATCTCTAATCTTCACGTTGTTGAGAAGTACCTCGAGCAGTCTCGCAGCTGTGTCCTCACACTGATGGGACCTTAGAAGATCAAGAAGAGCTTCTATGGCTCCGCTTTCAGCCATGGATTCAGCACTTGTTCCATCGTCACTTTCCAACACTAGGAGAGTGTTGAGTGCACCAACCACGGTGTTTTCAGATGCAGAGCGTAGCAGTCTTACGAGAACAGCAACAGGAACTTCCAGGTAAAACTCGGAGCTAAATTGCAAGATGACTACCAATATTGATGCTGCGGACTCCCATAAAACATTGGAAAGCGATGGATCGGCTTGCAGTATCACCTTGGACAGCTCACTCACACCACCTTCTTTAGCTATTTCATTTGGCCATGTTAGAGCAATGCTGACCAGAGCTTTCACAGCTCTCTGCTGCAATAGGTGTATACCAGATCCAAGAACATGGATTAAGGGACCAATCGCAAGTTGTGTTAATGGATCCTTCTGCAGATGCTCCTCCAAGAGCAAATGAGACAGAAGCTCAGCTGCCAATTGCTGTACTGCTGGGGATGTAGAATCCAGCAGTGGGATGAGCGGCTCAATCACTTGGTGCGGATTGAGTGTATAATCAGCTCGGCATTGTGGATGTTCTAAGATATTGACTAGAACTTGCAGCGCACTGTGCTGCCCGTCAGGTCCAAACTCCAGCCTCGTCAGCAAATTGAAAAGAGGCTCAACCACTTTCGCAGCAGATTGGCCCTTGGCAATAGTAGCGTTATTTGTAAGGATGCGAAGTAGTTCTGAAAATGCAGCACAAAGAAAATCCGGAGCTTCATGGAGAATATCAAGTACGCAATCGATAACTCCAGCTTTCACCATTTCTAGTTTACATGCAGGCCTGTCCTTACCTAGCTTTACTAGAGCCCTTGATATAGCCTCATGGAGTACATAGTTTCTACCATAGAGAAGGCCAACAAGAGGAACCACCGCACCATGAGCTGCAACTAGTTCAGCCAGTTGTTCATCATCGACAAGCTTGTCCAGCGCTCGCACAACCGAATGTTGTGCAGGGCTGAATTCACTCACAAGGAGAGAGACGAGAGGCTCAACACAGCGTGCTGCAGCAACCGTAGACCTAATCCTTGTGTTTGCAAACAGAACATAACACAATTCTGCCGCATCCCCCTTCAGTTCCATCGAACAGTTTGAAGAAAGGATCCTGCAGAGAACATCCACCGCATTCATCTCCACATCTGCGACTGCCAGTGCTCGAGATGGATTATCACTCAGCAGCCTAACAAGTGCAGCAATAGCAGCATGTTGCTCTCTCTCTGAACCAGTACTGAGAATTTCTACCAATGGCTGAACAGCTTGTTTAGAGGACTCTGCATTTCTTATATGGTCAGCAGTAAAGAGACTATCCAATGCCTTGGCGGCACTGTACCTTGCTCCTCTTCCACCTAGTCGCAGAACTGCTACAAGTTGGCTGACAGCGCCAAATGCTGACTCGTGCCTTCGAATTTCAGCACTGCTAAATAAGATGCCTAAAAGAACCGTTGCAGCTTCCTCTTGTTCATCCTGTGGTCCAAGAGAAAGATATTTGGAGAGGCCCTCAAGAGCACCTGACTCTACCATGACAATCATGTTTTGTGTACAGTCTCCAGCCAGCAGAGTTAGAAGATTAAGTGCAAGTAGAGGAGCACCGGGGCGGTCTGGAATTGGCTTAAGAAGTTCAACAAGTAAGGGAATCGCCTTTCGTGAAGTAGCCCCAACTCTAATATCTTCAACTCGAAAAAGCCTCTCAAGGGCGACTTGGTCTGGGTAACGCACTAGCATGAACTCCTGTGACAACTGCAGAAGTTCTTTTATGTCATCATCAGAACAACCAAGCAACGATATGAACCCAGCCGCAGCACCAGAGTTTGCAACAGATAAAAGAGTTCCCCTACTACCATTACAGACAAGACTAGCTAGCGCTTGTGCTGCAAAATATCTGTCGGCATATTCCTCTGACTTCACAAGATTTGAGAGCACTGGAACAGCTTTCATTGTTGCATTTGCGCGAGTGATTTCTCTGTCCTGGAAAAGTATGGCTAGCAGTAAAGCACATACCCAAATGTTGGTGTCTTCTCCATCATCAGCCTGCAATGTATTAAAGTATTAGCAGTAAAAACAATATAGACGACAACCTAGCGTCCAAAATGAGTCAGAATGTAAAATGCTAGCACAGATTCATAATATGGCTTTTTATAATTTGCTTCGAATAAACTGTGATCTCGAAGAATGCAATCTATAAGAGATTTGAATACCTGGAGAAAACGGTTGCCTATTCTATCAGTAATCAACTCGATGCCTTCTGACTCCAATATAACTGCTCTGCTCTTTTCATCATGACAAGAAAGAACCGAGAGCAACCAGATGGCTAAGTTGTCACCGGAAAGAAGTGTTACCCCCGTGGAACCCTCCCTACTTTCTGtggcctcttcttcttcttcatcttcctccttTTCTTTTGGATGAATGCATATGAAGATATTATCTCTCTCATCCTTATCCTGATCTTGCACAGAAGGTGAATCTAGAATCCGCACAAGTGCTTGAACGAATTTGGCACACAATTGTGTCTCGTTCAGATTCTCAATCATCCTCTGGTCGTCAACTTTGGCAGCACATATAATAATAGCAGCTCcaccaatttttattttagggTCCCTGGAATTTATCACCCTTTTAGCTATAGATGACACGCAATCTCTGGCATTGTTGACCATGTTTCCCAAAACTATTGGTTGATCTCGGCAAAGTCTTGACAACACTTCAATAGCTTTATCCTGTAAAGAGGGATTGGCGACACTCACTATAGATGAGACTATTGGGGCCATACTGCTAGGGGATTCAGCCAAAACAACCCACGCTGGCTTTACATTTCCAATAACTCTTGCCCTTGAGAATATAGCTAGCGCATCTAGGGCCTCAGAAATTGCATCAGATCTTCCGTCGGCAGATTCTAGAAGAGACACTAAAGCGAGCACTGTTCCAGCACGGTTCACAGAATCTGTCAACGCGGAATTAATTTGGTGACGACTAAGCAGGCGAGCAATTGCAGCAGCTGCAAGAGTCTTCCCAGACACTGTTCCCTCACGTAAGATTCTAGTCGCCGACAAAATAATATCTTCGACAATGACCTTCTCTGACACTTCACTGTCCAATATAAGATTAGCCAACGCGCACATTCCTTGCTCAGCGACTTCTAGAACGGATGAGTTTGAAAGAGAAATCAGAGTAGGCAATGCTTCTCTGGCGGCAATGGCCACATCTCGATTCTCCTTAATTGAGAGTAAAATTGCAGCCATACATCGGGAAGACTCAACAAGGATCTTCTCAGAATCCCCATGTAAAAGTTTTATGGCCGACAAGAGAGTTTTGAGGGCTAGAGCGCTTTCACGCAAATCCTTTCTGCTGTGGAATATAGCTGCAAGAGCTGAGGCTGAATTTGCTTGAGTTTCTTCTTTAGCAGAGCTCATCAACTTGATCATCGTCTCAATAGCATCATTTGAAGCACTTCCTTCACGTAACATGTCACTGAATGGGACCACAGAAAGCATGCTTTTTAATGCATCCAAAACATACATTTTAGACTCAGGTAGCTCGCTGGTCAGCAAAGCAGTAAGCTGACTGATTGTTGCAGTATCTGATTTATGAATCAAATGATTTAACGTCTTGGCAGCAATTTCCTTACCATTGGCACTGCCATTCTTTAGTAGCCACAGCAGAGCAGGGACAGCATCAGCACTTTCAACACAAGCACGTATATCTTCGCTGTGATTGCACAAGTTCCTAAGGATAGTTGCAGAATCTTCCCTGGCTTTGGCAGACCCTGTCTCTAAAATCTGAACAAGTGGAGGTATACCTCCGGCGGCAGTGATGGCCCACTTGCTTTCATCATTTTCGTTAGACAAAAGGCATAGAAGTGCAACAGCGCATTCTTGCTGCTGTTCGGATGAAAGACCCAGAAGAGATATCAACAATTGTATCCCTTCACGTCCCTGTAGTGCTTGCCACAGGCTACCTTCATGGTTACACATCATCAGAAGAGCCTTTACAAGCTCATCTTGAACCTCATTAGCTGCCATTGTTACTAGACCAACAAGTAAATGTTTTGCATCCGAGTTGGAAAGTTTAACAGAGAGTATTGAATTCCCGTACAAACTTGCAAGTGCTTCAATGGTGCGTTCTTGAACAAGAAATGGTAGACGAGGCTTGAACTGTTTCAGAAGAGTCTGCTCAACGACCAATGGATCTGATGCCCTGGTCGTTTCTGCTTTGCCATCATATATCATCAAAGCTGAAGCTAAAGCCCCAAGAGTGTCGGCAGTCTGAGCAGGCGAGGAGCATGATTCAAGACTCTGGCCAAGGCTTGATATGACATATGACAAACCACCGGAAATATTGGCAAGGGCACACATGGCATTTTCTTGTAATGCTTGGGCATATTCACCTTGCATGAATTCTTTTGACGGAGCTATTGTTGCATTTATTAAAACAGGAATACCATTAGAATTAGCGATTTCTCGCTTTGCTTCTTTAGATTGAGCAGAAAGCGACTTGAGAGCAGCAGCAGCCTCTGCCCTAACTGAGGCCTCATTGCCTGATCCTAACAACTTGAGAAGCTGTTTTGTAATGTCCGTAGTCAACACACTGGAGCAAACAGATGCATCCTCCATCATCATGCAAGCAAGAAGGAAGCACACATTAGAGACTGTACTCGACTGCCCGCTGGTAAGCAGCTTCACAAGTACATCCACTCCCCCAGCTCGAATCGTCTCAGGCCAAAATCCTTCTGTGGTGCTAGAGAGGTTCTTAAGTGCACCAGTTAACAAACCATCAACCTCTCCCTTCTTATTCCCACTGCGCAACTGGTCCCACAGAACCGGTACAACTCCCTCAGTAGAAAATATTTTCGATCCAACATGGTCTTTCACCCCACCTTCAGAAACAGCATAGATTGTCTTTGCTGCAGCGATCTGCCCTTCAACTGAACTGGACTTGAGAAGACCAAGCAACGGAGGAATGCATCCCCCAAGTAACACCTTAACTCTAAGTTCGTTCTCCTGGCAGAGCGAACCCAAGACAGTTGCAGCCTGTATCTTCACTCCAAGCGATCCTGATCGGAGAAGAGAGACAAGTACCGGCACAGCTTGGGAGTGTGATCCGACAGCGCTGAAAGCATTTTCACGCATTTCTATAAGGTCAAGTAGCTGCTTCAGGCAGTACTCTCTTTCTTGTGCAGATGATGAACCTTGGCGCAACTGCTCAATGCATTGCGCAACACTTGCTAACGTCCCGTCTGGATCTTCCATGCTGGTTGTACGCTCCCTGCAGGTGATAAAGAAATAGGTGTAAATCTctacataaatgatatattatttgattggcCTCTACGTAGTGACAAAATAGAGATTTGCGTTACCTCAAACTCATCTTTGTGGTGGAATGTGGAGTTTGGGGCTCTGAATCAGGAATCTTCATATCCTGTAATCATGAACAGGCAACAGtgaataagttaaaaaaaaaaagagtataaactataatatagtTTGCTCCTGTGAAAGACTTACACTCTAATCAGATATAACAAACTtgcatttatattatttttagtttaggaTTGGATAAACTTAATTACCGTGTCGTTTGGGGCAAGGCCATTCCCATTGGAAGAAGCGAATCTCCATCCAAGTGCACTTGCCATTCTTTTCTCTCTACTCAGATCTATCCAGAAGATACCGTTAGAGCATCAACTCCCCTGGAAGAAGAGATCAGATCAGAAGCTAAAAATGCAATTATAAGTACTAACTAATTATCGATCCGATTCGTTTTACATTCCAGATTCGATGAGCTAATCTAAATCAGGAAAGTTTATCGATTCGAGTGTAGGACTCAGATCGCGATGGAATCTAATTCAAAAAACTCGGATCCCTCACTGAGATCAACGATTCTGGTCTACAGTCTACGCAGATGAGATCCGATGCTGTAGCATGAAGATAGATCCATAGATGGAGGAACTGAACTAACCTCGGAGAGAAAATGgcgagaaggaggaggaggggaGAGCAGAATCAGTTGTGCATTCGATTGTTTCGTAGAAGAGAagcgaagaagacgaagaagcttagagagagagagggagaggatTCTCTTTCTTGTGAAAATTTGACTTATTTAAGTATAAAACGGaggggggagagagagagagagaggtgtgtgTGGGCTGGTGAGAGTGTGTTATCGGATTGGAGCCGGCCTGGCCTATCCACCGACAGAGACTGGATTTACTAAACGGCTCCAGCTCACTCGTATCGGCTTAGCTAAACGAGtcgatattttgttttcttttacgaGAAATTGACTTCATTTAATACTAATTACGATTTTAATCGGCCATTTATTTCACTGATGATGATACAAGTGAAAACACGTAACTGATACAAATGTAATACAACTCCTAccttttttttctgtaacttaGATATACTCCTACCTTTCAAGGAAGATTTCATTAATAGCatttaaaattatcataaaaatagtacatgcaaaaatcacaaaataaaataaattaccctaaacaatattaattaaattaccCTAAACTTTAACCTTAAACTCTAACTTTTAGTTATTACTCCCTCCATTCCAAAAATATCTATGTTTAAGAAAATGTTGtttcaaaactataattttttacattttcaatatattaattaatggtaaattgtaaatttcaaaacatAATTGTGTTTATTGAAAGTCTATTTGCTAAAACTTATAGAAATAGTTAGTTACAGAAAATAATGTATTGATaatcaaaatttcatatttttttaatatgtatacaAATTCTAAAATATCAATCTTTTGAAACAAAGAGAGTATATCATAAACTTAACTATAATGTATAAGTTTTTGTTCACATTATTGttaaatactattaaaaaatcagttttctatttttgtttatttatttataatataattaattatgtagttacaaatagaaatatacaaatttaattaaacatcttacgtttttgtttatttattgttttaaattttatcttttaagttttattgTCTTTATTTGCTTTTCTGCCAAACTATCCGGCTTCTTCTCTTCCTATGTTGAAAAAAATGATTAGATTTGTAGTTGTTGTTATATGACCTATATATATTGATTAGTTACCAAACTCAATTGATTAGTCCATTAAGATGGTGATAGTAAAGGTATGTACCACCAAACCGATTATGAAAATTTACTAAAAACAATTGTCAACATCACAATCAATTAGAATTAGCTTCCCGTGGATAAAgatgtaatattatttttttatatgtggCTTCCTTCACATGTAAATTATTTCCTTGACATGATCTTTCTACGCTGTCCGAAAACTGACAGCAGTTCTTTTGTCCCAAAGTGGTAAAATATATAACGTGGGAGAACAAAGAAGCACATGGCCTCATGCCTAGCTAATGGGAATAAATTAAACATTCAAAGTTCTCTCTTCGAATTCGACGCATGTTTTGTTTCTATCGACAACTATGCTCATGAAAGCATACGATATGCAAATAATGATAACCATGTGATGCACATGTGCTCTTTCGTCATGCATCGCCAATTATTCTTCATGCCATATATATTATTCACAATAATCATGAAGATTATAATCCCAAAAGCATATAAACTGGCCAAAATCATCTTCTTTTGTCCTAATAAATGACTCGCTGCCCTCCCTTTCTTGTAGATCTCACAGGCAGGCTCGAAATATTAGGAGAAAATGTAGTTGTTAATATCAGTGTGACTCTCGTGTTTTAATGGTGCTTTGAAGAAGTTACGGTGAACAatgtttgttatcttttggaTTGTTTGTcatgcatcttttaaaaaccGTAAGAATTTTATCTTTAGAGTCAGCTTTGAGAAGTTTGTATATCCCAAATCTAAACTTGTTGAAGTTTTAATCATTCAAATTGCTTAGTTAACCAAGcgatataataaatattatatattcccATCATTCAAACACTATTGGTTCCTCAAGCTTTAGCTAAAACGTGTTgctcagaaaaagaaaaaaaaagcttgGCTAAAAAGCGAGTATATTGCGTAATGCTCGCGTTATCCACTTTACTTCTGATCCGAGTAAGTAATGCCCACTACTCTAGAATCTCTGTGCTTATAGAATATGCAATGGTGAGTAGCTCAGCTGAGAGTTTGTAAATGTGAGATGCATAAATTCATTCGGGCACTAGATGAAATTCTAAAGGTAACTCATTCTTTTCCACCATCTCAAACACCGTCCCAAGACATAACTAGCCTTAGGCGACTCATGTTCACTTATAAGATCTAGAACACAACAAATGTTAGTTTAGTTAATCTACGAAACTTGATAAGGTTTTCAATTTTAGTTAATCAATGAGACCATTATGCTAGAGACATAGAGTGGTCTCATTAGTTAGGTCTCCAACCAAT is part of the Brassica rapa cultivar Chiifu-401-42 chromosome A09, CAAS_Brap_v3.01, whole genome shotgun sequence genome and harbors:
- the LOC103842477 gene encoding protein CELLULOSE SYNTHASE INTERACTIVE 1 yields the protein MASALGWRFASSNGNGLAPNDTDMKIPDSEPQTPHSTTKMSLRERTTSMEDPDGTLASVAQCIEQLRQGSSSAQEREYCLKQLLDLIEMRENAFSAVGSHSQAVPVLVSLLRSGSLGVKIQAATVLGSLCQENELRVKVLLGGCIPPLLGLLKSSSVEGQIAAAKTIYAVSEGGVKDHVGSKIFSTEGVVPVLWDQLRSGNKKGEVDGLLTGALKNLSSTTEGFWPETIRAGGVDVLVKLLTSGQSSTVSNVCFLLACMMMEDASVCSSVLTTDITKQLLKLLGSGNEASVRAEAAAALKSLSAQSKEAKREIANSNGIPVLINATIAPSKEFMQGEYAQALQENAMCALANISGGLSYVISSLGQSLESCSSPAQTADTLGALASALMIYDGKAETTRASDPLVVEQTLLKQFKPRLPFLVQERTIEALASLYGNSILSVKLSNSDAKHLLVGLVTMAANEVQDELVKALLMMCNHEGSLWQALQGREGIQLLISLLGLSSEQQQECAVALLCLLSNENDESKWAITAAGGIPPLVQILETGSAKAREDSATILRNLCNHSEDIRACVESADAVPALLWLLKNGSANGKEIAAKTLNHLIHKSDTATISQLTALLTSELPESKMYVLDALKSMLSVVPFSDMLREGSASNDAIETMIKLMSSAKEETQANSASALAAIFHSRKDLRESALALKTLLSAIKLLHGDSEKILVESSRCMAAILLSIKENRDVAIAAREALPTLISLSNSSVLEVAEQGMCALANLILDSEVSEKVIVEDIILSATRILREGTVSGKTLAAAAIARLLSRHQINSALTDSVNRAGTVLALVSLLESADGRSDAISEALDALAIFSRARVIGNVKPAWVVLAESPSSMAPIVSSIVSVANPSLQDKAIEVLSRLCRDQPIVLGNMVNNARDCVSSIAKRVINSRDPKIKIGGAAIIICAAKVDDQRMIENLNETQLCAKFVQALVRILDSPSVQDQDKDERDNIFICIHPKEKEEDEEEEEATESREGSTGVTLLSGDNLAIWLLSVLSCHDEKSRAVILESEGIELITDRIGNRFLQADDGEDTNIWVCALLLAILFQDREITRANATMKAVPVLSNLVKSEEYADRYFAAQALASLVCNGSRGTLLSVANSGAAAGFISLLGCSDDDIKELLQLSQEFMLVRYPDQVALERLFRVEDIRVGATSRKAIPLLVELLKPIPDRPGAPLLALNLLTLLAGDCTQNMIVMVESGALEGLSKYLSLGPQDEQEEAATVLLGILFSSAEIRRHESAFGAVSQLVAVLRLGGRGARYSAAKALDSLFTADHIRNAESSKQAVQPLVEILSTGSEREQHAAIAALVRLLSDNPSRALAVADVEMNAVDVLCRILSSNCSMELKGDAAELCYVLFANTRIRSTVAAARCVEPLVSLLVSEFSPAQHSVVRALDKLVDDEQLAELVAAHGAVVPLVGLLYGRNYVLHEAISRALVKLGKDRPACKLEMVKAGVIDCVLDILHEAPDFLCAAFSELLRILTNNATIAKGQSAAKVVEPLFNLLTRLEFGPDGQHSALQVLVNILEHPQCRADYTLNPHQVIEPLIPLLDSTSPAVQQLAAELLSHLLLEEHLQKDPLTQLAIGPLIHVLGSGIHLLQQRAVKALVSIALTWPNEIAKEGGVSELSKVILQADPSLSNVLWESAASILVVILQFSSEFYLEVPVAVLVRLLRSASENTVVGALNTLLVLESDDGTSAESMAESGAIEALLDLLRSHQCEDTAARLLEVLLNNVKIRDSKATKTAILPLSQYLLDPQTQAQQARLLATLALGDLFQNEALARSTDAASACRALVNVLEEQPTEEMKVVAICALQNLVMYSRSNKRAVAEAGGVQVVLDLISSSDPDTSVQAAMFVKLLFSNHTVQEYASSETVRAITAAIEKDLWATGTVNDEYLKALNSLFNNFPRLRATEPATLSIPHLVTSLKTGSEATQEAALDALFLLRQAWSACPAEVSRAQSVAAADAIPLLQYLIQSGPPRFQEKAEFLLQCLPGTLVVTIKRGNNMKQSVGNPSVFCKITLGNTPPRQTKVISTGPNPEWDESFSWSFESPPKGQKLHISCKNKSKMGKSSFGKVTIQIDRVVMLGAVAGEYSLLPESKSGPRNLEIEFQWSNK